One window of Trifolium pratense cultivar HEN17-A07 linkage group LG5, ARS_RC_1.1, whole genome shotgun sequence genomic DNA carries:
- the LOC123887486 gene encoding pentatricopeptide repeat-containing protein At5g55840 isoform X2 — translation MIHHLSLFHHSRVCLSENMVGDAVNTFRLMGFRGFKPSVYTCNMVLGLLVKDQNVDSFWSFFKEMIANRVSPNVATFNILLNGLCERDKFKSAGFLLKKMEETGHFPTPVTYNTLLNWYCKKGRYKAASELIDFMACKGIAADVCTYNVLIDDLCRKSRSAKGYLILKRMRKSMVYPNAITYNTLINGFVKEGKIGVATKVFEEMSSCNLLPNIITYNTLIVGHCSIGNIEEALRLFDAMVSHGLTPNEVSYGTLLNGISKHAEFGLVSIVLERMRMNGVRVSHISYTSMIDGLCKNGLLEEAVQLLGDMLKISVNPDIVTFSVLINGFLRVGKINNAKEIMCKMYKTGLVPNRIFYSTLIYNYCKMGNLKEALNVYAVMNRSGHVSDHFTSNVLVATFCRCKRLEEAEYFMDHMSRMGLKPSSVAFDYIIDSYGNSGDTSKVLSMFDKMKSLGHLPSQFTYEGLLKGLLIGGHINEAKTYLHRLGSIPYATGSLFYNTVLTLTSRSGNLSDAITLLDEMVMNDFVPDSYTYTSLIAGLCRKGKTVAALLLSGKATEKGLLSPNPAMYTSLVDGLLKEGHSKAALYIFEDMLNKGVRPDTIAFNVLLDRYSRKGKLSKLNDILSTMKSRSLCFTLATYNILLHGYSKRHDMASCSKLYNEMIRHGFAPDRLTWHSLILGYCKSGSLDVAVKFLRRMTVEGFEADSFMFNMLVSKFCERNEIKMAFDLVKQMTMLGVTPNADTYNALFNGLIRTCAFDQAHRILHALVENGYAPTCKQFTTLIKGMCRMGNVKGAMELQDEMKKLGVGSQGIAMSAIIRGLAHSRKTDNAIPVLDFMLEMRVVPTVATFTTLMHTYCKEANVAKALELRSEMEKFHVKLDVAAYNVLISGLCADGDIHTAFKLYEEMKQRDLWPNTSIYIVLIDSICAGNYHIESEKLLRDLQTRELMSLDLYGGTERPNELLMIARKELIHMRYKTRRQYG, via the exons ATGATTCATCATCTTTCACTTTTTCATCATTCAAG GGTTTGTTTAAGTGAAAACATGGTTGGTGATGCTGTGAATACTTTTCGCTTGATGGGTTTTCGAGGGTTTAAGCCGTCTGTGTATACTTGTAACATGGTGCTAGGTTTGTTGGTGAAGGACCAGAACGTTGATTCGTTTTGGTCCTTTTTCAAAGAAATGATTGCCAATAGGGTTTCTCCTAATGTCGCTACGTTCAATATATTGTTGAATGGTTTGTGTGAACGTGACAAGTTTAAAAGTGCTGGTTTTCTCTTGAAGAAAATGGAAGAAACCGGTCATTTTCCAACTCCGGTCACTTATAATACTCTGCTTAATTGGTATTGCAAGAAAGGAAGGTATAAGGCAGCATCCGAGCTTATTGACTTCATGGCGTGTAAGGGTATTGCGGCTGATGTTTGTACATATAATGTGTTGATAGATGATTTGTGTAGAAAAAGCAGAAGTGCAAAAGGTTATTTAATATTGAAAAGGATGAGGAAGAGTATGGTGTATCCTAATGCGATCACATACAATACTCTTATTAATGGATTTGTTAAGGAGGGGAAGATTGGAGTTGCTACAAAAGTTTTTGAGGAAATGTCATCATGTAACTTGTTACCGAACATTATTACTTACAATACTTTGATTGTTGGTCACTGTAGCATTGGCAACATTGAGGAGGCATTGAGACTTTTTGATGCGATGGTTTCACATGGTTTGACACCTAATGAAGTGTCGTATGGGACTCTTTTAAATGGAATATCCAAACACGCTGAATTTGGGTTGGTTTCTATTGTTCTTGAGAGAATGAGGATGAATGGCGTGAGAGTCAGTCATATTAGTTATACATCAATGATCGATGGATTGTGTAAGAACGGCCTGCTTGAAGAAGCTGTACAGTTGCTGGGTGATATGTTAAAAATTTCTGTCAATCCTGATATTGTTACATTTTCAGTACTTATTAATGGGTTTCTTAGAGTGGGGAAGATAAATAATGCAAAGGAGATAATGTGTAAAATGTACAAGACCGGACTCGTGCCAAACAGGATTTTCTATTCAACATTAATCTACAACTACTGCAAGATGGGAAACCTAAAAGAGGCATTAAATGTTTATGCAGTTATGAACCGCAGTGGTCATGTTTCAGATCACTTTACTAGTAATGTGTTAGTTGCCACTTTTTGTAGATGCAAAAGACTTGAAGAGGCTGAGTATTTTATGGACCACATGAGCAGGATGGGTCTTAAGCCTAGCTCTGTTGCTTTTGATTACATCATAGATAGTTACGGAAATTCTGGTGACACATCAAAAGTGCTCTCTATGTTTGATAAAATGAAGAGTCTAGGCCATTTACCGAGTCAGTTCACATACGAGGGTCTATTGAAAGGACTTCTTATTGGAGGACATATTAATGAAGCCAAAACATATCTGCATAGACTTGGTAGCATTCCTTATGCCACTGGTAGTCTTTTCTACAACACAGTGCTTACTTTGACATCAAGATCAGGAAATTTATCGGACGCAATTACCCTTCTTGATGAGATGGTTATGAATGATTTTGTGCCTGACAGCTATACATACACTAGTCTTATTGCAGGACTATGCAGGAAGGGTAAAACAGTTGCTGCACTCCTTTTGTCGGGTAAGGCAACTGAAAAAGGATTATTATCTCCAAATCCTGCTATGTACACTAGTTTAGTTGATGGCCTTCTTAAGGAAGGACATTCAAAAGCtgctttatatatttttgaagaTATGTTAAACAAAGGTGTTCGCCCTGATACTATTGCATTCAATGTTCTTTTGGATCGATACTCAAGGAAGGGAAAACTGTCAAAGCTAAATGATATCCTTTCAACAATGAAGAGTAGAAGTTTATGCTTCACCTTGGCTACTTACAACATTCTTTTGCATGGATATTCAAAGAGGCATGACATGGCAAGCTGTTCTAAGTTATACAATGAGATGATCAGACATGGTTTTGCGCCTGATAGGTTAACGTGGCACTCTCTTATTCTTGGATATTGTAAGTCTGGATCATTGGATGTTGCTGTGAAATTTTTAAGAAGGATGACAGTTGAAGGTTTTGAAGCTGATAGTtttatgtttaacatgcttgtaagtAAGTTCTGTGAACGGAATGAGATAAAAATGGCCTTTGATCTGGTAAAACAAATGACTATGTTAGGAGTTACTCCTAATGCTGATACATACAATGCCCTTTTTAATGGACTCATCAGAACTTGTGCTTTTGATCAAGCCCATCGTATTCTGCATGCCTTGGTGGAAAATGGCTATGCTCCCACATGTAAACAATTTACCACTTTAATTAAGGGCATGTGTAGAATGGGAAATGTAAAAGGAGCAATGGAGCTGCAAGATGAGATGAAGAAACTCGGGGTCGGCTCCCAAGGTATTGCTATGAGCGCTATTATTAGAGGGCTTGCACATTCAAGGAAGACCGACAATGCTATTCCCGTTCTTGATTTCATGCTTGAGATGCGAGTCGTTCCAACTGTTGCTACTTTCACGACATTAATGCACACCTATTGCAAAGAAGCGAATGTTGCCAAGGCATTGGAATTGAGGAGTGAAATGGAAAAATTTCATGTGAAGCTTGATGTTGCCGCATACAACGTTCTTATATCTGGCCTTTGTGCCGATGGTGATATTCACACTGCTTTTAAACTTTATGAAGAGATGAAACAAAGGGATCTTTGGCCTAATACCTCTATATACATAGTTCTTATTGATTCAATTTGTGCTGGAAATTATCATATTGAAAGTGAAAAGCTATTGAGGGATTTACAGACAAGGGAGTTGATGTCTTTAGATTTGTATGGAGGCACTGAAAGACCGAATGAATTATTGATGATTGCAAGGAAAGAATTAATTCATATGAGGTACAAAACAAGAAGGCAATATGGTTAA
- the LOC123887486 gene encoding pentatricopeptide repeat-containing protein At5g55840 isoform X1, whose translation MVFDMDKSIYSFLTIHRWESLNRMNYRLGSLRPVHGMLALKFLNWVIKQPNLEMNHLTHIISTTTHILVRARMYHFAKTTLKQMLHMPIGFNNVFNALMETYPFCNSNPAVFDLLIRVCLSENMVGDAVNTFRLMGFRGFKPSVYTCNMVLGLLVKDQNVDSFWSFFKEMIANRVSPNVATFNILLNGLCERDKFKSAGFLLKKMEETGHFPTPVTYNTLLNWYCKKGRYKAASELIDFMACKGIAADVCTYNVLIDDLCRKSRSAKGYLILKRMRKSMVYPNAITYNTLINGFVKEGKIGVATKVFEEMSSCNLLPNIITYNTLIVGHCSIGNIEEALRLFDAMVSHGLTPNEVSYGTLLNGISKHAEFGLVSIVLERMRMNGVRVSHISYTSMIDGLCKNGLLEEAVQLLGDMLKISVNPDIVTFSVLINGFLRVGKINNAKEIMCKMYKTGLVPNRIFYSTLIYNYCKMGNLKEALNVYAVMNRSGHVSDHFTSNVLVATFCRCKRLEEAEYFMDHMSRMGLKPSSVAFDYIIDSYGNSGDTSKVLSMFDKMKSLGHLPSQFTYEGLLKGLLIGGHINEAKTYLHRLGSIPYATGSLFYNTVLTLTSRSGNLSDAITLLDEMVMNDFVPDSYTYTSLIAGLCRKGKTVAALLLSGKATEKGLLSPNPAMYTSLVDGLLKEGHSKAALYIFEDMLNKGVRPDTIAFNVLLDRYSRKGKLSKLNDILSTMKSRSLCFTLATYNILLHGYSKRHDMASCSKLYNEMIRHGFAPDRLTWHSLILGYCKSGSLDVAVKFLRRMTVEGFEADSFMFNMLVSKFCERNEIKMAFDLVKQMTMLGVTPNADTYNALFNGLIRTCAFDQAHRILHALVENGYAPTCKQFTTLIKGMCRMGNVKGAMELQDEMKKLGVGSQGIAMSAIIRGLAHSRKTDNAIPVLDFMLEMRVVPTVATFTTLMHTYCKEANVAKALELRSEMEKFHVKLDVAAYNVLISGLCADGDIHTAFKLYEEMKQRDLWPNTSIYIVLIDSICAGNYHIESEKLLRDLQTRELMSLDLYGGTERPNELLMIARKELIHMRYKTRRQYG comes from the coding sequence ATGGTTTTTGATATGGACAAGAGTATTTATTCCTTTTTAACTATACACCGTTGGGAATCTCTTAATAGGATGAATTATAGGTTAGGTTCTCTTAGACCTGTTCATGGAATGTTAGCTTTGAAATTTCTCAATTGGGTCATCAAACAACCTAATTTGGAGATGAATCATCTAACTCATATAATTTCCACTACTACCCATATACTTGTTAGAGCTAGAATGTatcattttgcaaaaacaacaTTGAAACAAATGTTACATATGCCTATTGGTttcaataatgtttttaatgcttTGATGGAGACATACCCTTTTTGTAATTCAAACCCTGCTGTTTTTGACCTACTCATTAGGGTTTGTTTAAGTGAAAACATGGTTGGTGATGCTGTGAATACTTTTCGCTTGATGGGTTTTCGAGGGTTTAAGCCGTCTGTGTATACTTGTAACATGGTGCTAGGTTTGTTGGTGAAGGACCAGAACGTTGATTCGTTTTGGTCCTTTTTCAAAGAAATGATTGCCAATAGGGTTTCTCCTAATGTCGCTACGTTCAATATATTGTTGAATGGTTTGTGTGAACGTGACAAGTTTAAAAGTGCTGGTTTTCTCTTGAAGAAAATGGAAGAAACCGGTCATTTTCCAACTCCGGTCACTTATAATACTCTGCTTAATTGGTATTGCAAGAAAGGAAGGTATAAGGCAGCATCCGAGCTTATTGACTTCATGGCGTGTAAGGGTATTGCGGCTGATGTTTGTACATATAATGTGTTGATAGATGATTTGTGTAGAAAAAGCAGAAGTGCAAAAGGTTATTTAATATTGAAAAGGATGAGGAAGAGTATGGTGTATCCTAATGCGATCACATACAATACTCTTATTAATGGATTTGTTAAGGAGGGGAAGATTGGAGTTGCTACAAAAGTTTTTGAGGAAATGTCATCATGTAACTTGTTACCGAACATTATTACTTACAATACTTTGATTGTTGGTCACTGTAGCATTGGCAACATTGAGGAGGCATTGAGACTTTTTGATGCGATGGTTTCACATGGTTTGACACCTAATGAAGTGTCGTATGGGACTCTTTTAAATGGAATATCCAAACACGCTGAATTTGGGTTGGTTTCTATTGTTCTTGAGAGAATGAGGATGAATGGCGTGAGAGTCAGTCATATTAGTTATACATCAATGATCGATGGATTGTGTAAGAACGGCCTGCTTGAAGAAGCTGTACAGTTGCTGGGTGATATGTTAAAAATTTCTGTCAATCCTGATATTGTTACATTTTCAGTACTTATTAATGGGTTTCTTAGAGTGGGGAAGATAAATAATGCAAAGGAGATAATGTGTAAAATGTACAAGACCGGACTCGTGCCAAACAGGATTTTCTATTCAACATTAATCTACAACTACTGCAAGATGGGAAACCTAAAAGAGGCATTAAATGTTTATGCAGTTATGAACCGCAGTGGTCATGTTTCAGATCACTTTACTAGTAATGTGTTAGTTGCCACTTTTTGTAGATGCAAAAGACTTGAAGAGGCTGAGTATTTTATGGACCACATGAGCAGGATGGGTCTTAAGCCTAGCTCTGTTGCTTTTGATTACATCATAGATAGTTACGGAAATTCTGGTGACACATCAAAAGTGCTCTCTATGTTTGATAAAATGAAGAGTCTAGGCCATTTACCGAGTCAGTTCACATACGAGGGTCTATTGAAAGGACTTCTTATTGGAGGACATATTAATGAAGCCAAAACATATCTGCATAGACTTGGTAGCATTCCTTATGCCACTGGTAGTCTTTTCTACAACACAGTGCTTACTTTGACATCAAGATCAGGAAATTTATCGGACGCAATTACCCTTCTTGATGAGATGGTTATGAATGATTTTGTGCCTGACAGCTATACATACACTAGTCTTATTGCAGGACTATGCAGGAAGGGTAAAACAGTTGCTGCACTCCTTTTGTCGGGTAAGGCAACTGAAAAAGGATTATTATCTCCAAATCCTGCTATGTACACTAGTTTAGTTGATGGCCTTCTTAAGGAAGGACATTCAAAAGCtgctttatatatttttgaagaTATGTTAAACAAAGGTGTTCGCCCTGATACTATTGCATTCAATGTTCTTTTGGATCGATACTCAAGGAAGGGAAAACTGTCAAAGCTAAATGATATCCTTTCAACAATGAAGAGTAGAAGTTTATGCTTCACCTTGGCTACTTACAACATTCTTTTGCATGGATATTCAAAGAGGCATGACATGGCAAGCTGTTCTAAGTTATACAATGAGATGATCAGACATGGTTTTGCGCCTGATAGGTTAACGTGGCACTCTCTTATTCTTGGATATTGTAAGTCTGGATCATTGGATGTTGCTGTGAAATTTTTAAGAAGGATGACAGTTGAAGGTTTTGAAGCTGATAGTtttatgtttaacatgcttgtaagtAAGTTCTGTGAACGGAATGAGATAAAAATGGCCTTTGATCTGGTAAAACAAATGACTATGTTAGGAGTTACTCCTAATGCTGATACATACAATGCCCTTTTTAATGGACTCATCAGAACTTGTGCTTTTGATCAAGCCCATCGTATTCTGCATGCCTTGGTGGAAAATGGCTATGCTCCCACATGTAAACAATTTACCACTTTAATTAAGGGCATGTGTAGAATGGGAAATGTAAAAGGAGCAATGGAGCTGCAAGATGAGATGAAGAAACTCGGGGTCGGCTCCCAAGGTATTGCTATGAGCGCTATTATTAGAGGGCTTGCACATTCAAGGAAGACCGACAATGCTATTCCCGTTCTTGATTTCATGCTTGAGATGCGAGTCGTTCCAACTGTTGCTACTTTCACGACATTAATGCACACCTATTGCAAAGAAGCGAATGTTGCCAAGGCATTGGAATTGAGGAGTGAAATGGAAAAATTTCATGTGAAGCTTGATGTTGCCGCATACAACGTTCTTATATCTGGCCTTTGTGCCGATGGTGATATTCACACTGCTTTTAAACTTTATGAAGAGATGAAACAAAGGGATCTTTGGCCTAATACCTCTATATACATAGTTCTTATTGATTCAATTTGTGCTGGAAATTATCATATTGAAAGTGAAAAGCTATTGAGGGATTTACAGACAAGGGAGTTGATGTCTTTAGATTTGTATGGAGGCACTGAAAGACCGAATGAATTATTGATGATTGCAAGGAAAGAATTAATTCATATGAGGTACAAAACAAGAAGGCAATATGGTTAA